Part of the Ziziphus jujuba cultivar Dongzao chromosome 8, ASM3175591v1 genome is shown below.
tataactaaaaaactaTATCCACAAATATATCCAATGCATAACTTCAACAAAAACAACCTTGCATATACTCCCAAGATGATCgtcagtttttttttcttctttttcacgtTAAGAGCGTCAACATTATAGTTTATTAATCTGAGAATTGCTTTAGCAGCGGAGACGTATATGTTATGCACATTCatgtaaaaagtaaataaataacatattctAATACAAAGATACTTTTTCAAttagtttcaaattatataagaatTAATAATGAAACAGATTATTAAAGAACATGTGTAATAGAACAGATTATAAAGTTTTAAACAAGGCCAAGGGAGCTCAAATAAAGAACAGAGTCGTAAGTCGCTAAaacattgaataaaaaatttttttaaaaaaggaagaTTAAGAAGGAATTAATGGTCACATAATAGTACAAGCATGTGGATTGTCGTCACTAAAAAGTGAAGCAATGGCTTCGTCGGAAGCCACAGCGACAGAATATACAGAGGGTGTGTGGAAGAAAGTGTGTACACCAGATGAAGCACCATTTTTGTGAGTGTCATAATATTGGTTGACAATGTAGGTAGGGTACTTGTAGAATGACGCAAAGTGAGAATATCCTGGAAATGGCCATGGCTCTGCTGCTTTACCAGCACGTTTAATTGCCTTTatcactttcttttcttctaaAGCGTACCCTCTCACTGTTATTTTCTGCGTCTCCATCTCTATTTCCACCTCTTCTGCACCTGGAAATAGCAATATTAAGCTTCTCGGatataacaaaaatcaaaacgtacaaaataataataataatgaataaaagaaaaagaaataaaacagaGCTTTTGTTTTGTctgtacatttatttttttattcaagtgGTCAAAATAAAGTCATTGCAAATGGTTTCTTTTTTCACTTCTAACTTGTAGTGTCCGTTCATGCTAATTCtggaaataaagaattttgGAAAAGGGTAAATGCCATGAGAATTCTTGAAGATTTTCTACGGAAACAAACGGAATATCCTCTTATTTTCTGTTGACACAATTTATAAAGGCCCAAAATGCTGGTCTTTCAAAATGGGTTTCCCATTTATGGCCTTACACTCCAAGACAGGCTTAAAGCCCATTCTGTAAGCCCATTTCACGAACTCTCGGGCCGCCTCCTATTAGGTGTCCGCAGACATTTGAGACATTGGTTGTGGAGAAGGGATTTCTAACGGTTAAAACATGTACGGTATGCTCAAATCTTTCAACCATACAAACAAGTTGGACAAAGcagaatcaaaattgtaaagaaaagagtggcgtgtatatatatgtatagtaataacaaacatatatatatatatatacatgctgaCCTTTGACTTTCAAAAGTGCTTTCTTCAGCTTGGAAGCACAGCCTTGGCAGTCAAGATTTGGAACTCTCACCTCCACCATCTGGAAAAACACTCAgcattttcaaaatctaaattCATTATA
Proteins encoded:
- the LOC107414487 gene encoding heavy metal-associated isoprenylated plant protein 31: MSMVEVRVPNLDCQGCASKLKKALLKVKGAEEVEIEMETQKITVRGYALEEKKVIKAIKRAGKAAEPWPFPGYSHFASFYKYPTYIVNQYYDTHKNGASSGVHTFFHTPSVYSVAVASDEAIASLFSDDNPHACTIM